The proteins below come from a single Cricetulus griseus strain 17A/GY chromosome 6, alternate assembly CriGri-PICRH-1.0, whole genome shotgun sequence genomic window:
- the CUNH20orf96 gene encoding uncharacterized protein C20orf96 homolog isoform X2 — protein MAQKYTYSRSHPSGHKLQVQWSEKNPKPSILPPLRPSKSRSKSKMKTPSSIQPVKSQTSVELVKNVRGLRKKEQPHAHRGRMQAKIRLMRSMIRNQRTTLQELYNHESFLRKLNQELIKSIQDIEDKMAMSVREMLQQQGILGNIIDVLEYSNKRRVQQLRSELQEWKEKEESKANSLQQELKQLNAEILKAQEEVSFLSTYMDHEYPVRSVQIANQIRQVQQAKDRQQDELDNLREMREMVLGRLYKIIQEKKEKILKSLMLKTQKPYEKILMMQLKSSHCMKSCTVWFRELIQQMKEEIPILTAEVQKMYAEICDPREVVFKDILLRRPKCTPDMDVELNIALQDPLLF, from the exons ATGGCACAGAA ATACACCTACTCTAGAAGTCATCCCTCAGGGCACAAGTTGCAAGTGCAG TGGTCAGAGAAGAACCCGAAGCCATCCATTCTGCCTCCCCTCCGACCATCCAAAAGCCGTagcaaaagcaaaatgaagactCCGTCTAGTATCCAGCCAG TGAAGTCCCAGACCTCTGTGGAGTTAGTAAAGAACGTACGAGGACTGCGAAAAAAGGAACAACCTCACGCTCACCGTGGGAGGATGCAGGCCAAGATCCGGCTGATGCGG TCGATGATTCGAAACCAGCGGACCACACTCCAGGAGCTCTACAACCACGAGAGCTTCCTCCGCAAGCTCAACCAGGAGCTCATCAAGTCCATTCAGGACATAGAGGACAAAATGGCCATGAGTGTACGGGAAATGCTGCAGCAGCAGGGCATTCTCGGG AATATCATCGACGTCTTGGAGTACTCGAACAAGAGGCGGGTGCAGCAGCTGAGGTCTGAGCTTCAGGagtggaaagaaaaggaggagagcaaAGCAAATA GCCTGCAGCAGGAGTTGAAGCAGCTGAATGCTGAGATCCTGAAGGCCCAGGAGGAAGTGAGTTTCCTGAGCACCTACATGGACCACGAGTATCCTGTCAGGTCGGTCCAGATAGCCAATCAGATACGCCAGGTGCAGCAGGCCAAGGACAGACAGCAG GATGAGCTGGACAACCTTAGAGAGATGCGTGAAATGGTCCTGGGACGTTTATACAAGATTATtcaggagaagaaggagaaaatccTGAAATCTCTGATGTTG AAAACCCAGAAGCCCTATGAGAAGATACTTATGATGCAGCTCAAGAGCAGCCACTGCATGAAGAGCTGCACGGTCTGGTTCAGGGAG CTTATCCAGCAGATGAAGGAAGAAATACCCATATTAACTGCAGAGGTGCAGAAAATGTATGCAGAGATCTGTGACCCCCGAGAGGTGGTTTTTAAGGATATTCTACTTCGGAGACCCAA GTGCACCCCAGACATGGATGTTGAGCTCAACATTGCTTTGCAAGATCCACTCCTCTTCTAG
- the Zcchc3 gene encoding zinc finger CCHC domain-containing protein 3 isoform X2, with the protein MQLRPACETPKPRERGRGPSLQGEGGLGPRRLAGARAVSGQHEASRRAEARSVGFQSGAGSRPRSRQPATLIPSRRAPWASRAAGASGGRWERGNMATGGGAEGDLQRGRGPLPLPARPAARAEDAEGVREKMGWAQVVKNLAEKKGDFREPRRRDEAGSAASGGLGSPAGLAAPNPGDFPPAGRGDPKGRGREPAGEAADACRRKGAGDESPRKKAEVAAAAVAVATPARPGATEDAAERPLQDEPPAAGGSGKGRFLVRICFQGDESACPTRDFVVGALILRSIGMDPDDIYAVIQIPGSREFDVSFRSADKLALFLRVYEEKRELEDCWENFVVLGRSKSSLKTLFILFRNETVDVEDIVTWLKRHCDVLAVPVKVTDRFGIWTGEYKCEIELRQGEGGVRHLPGAFFLGAERGYSWYKGQPKTCFKCGSRTHMSGTCTQDRCFRCGEEGHLSPYCRKVIVCNLCGKRGHAFAQCPKAVHNSVAAQLTGVAGH; encoded by the coding sequence ATGCAGCTGAGGCCTGCTTGCGAAACGCCAAAACCTCGAGAGCGAGGCCGCGGGCCCAGCCTCCAGGGTGAGGGCGGGCTCGGTCCTCGGAGGCTGGCGGGGGCCAGGGCTGTCTCCGGCCAGCACGAGGCTTCCAGGAGGGCGGAAGCCCGGAGCGTCGGGTTTCAGAGCGGGGCGGGGAGTCGCCCACGCAGCCGGCAGCCCGCAACCCTTATCCCGAGCAGGCGCGCGCCATGGGCTTCTCGGGCCGCGGGAGCGAGTGGAGGACGCTGGGAAAGAGGTAACATGGCCACCGGCGGCGGAGCAGAGGGGGACCTACAGCGGGGCCGGGGGCCGCTCCCGCTCCCCGCGCGGCCGGCGGCCCGCGCCGAGGATGCCGAGGGCGTCCGCGAGAAGATGGGCTGGGCGCAGGTGGTGAAGAACCTGGCGGAGAAGAAGGGCGACTTCCGCGAGCCGCGCCGGCGCGACGAAGCAGGCAGCGCTGCGAGTGGCGGGCTCGGCAGCCCCGCGGGCCTGGCCGCTCCGAACCCCGGCGACTTCCCACCCGCCGGCCGCGGGGACCCGAAGGGCCGCGGTAGAGAGCCTGCGGGCGAGGCGGCGGACGCTTGCAGGAGGAAGGGCGCGGGAGACGAGAGTCCAAGGAAGAAGGCCgaggtggcggcggcggcggtggcGGTGGCGACCCCCGCCAGGCCCGGCGCGACGGAAGACGCCGCCGAGAGACCGCTGCAGGACGAGCCTCCGGCCGCCGGCGGCTCCGGGAAGGGCCGCTTCCTCGTGCGCATCTGCTTCCAGGGAGACGAGAGCGCCTGTCCGACCCGGGATTTCGTGGTGGGCGCGCTCATCCTGCGCTCCATCGGCATGGACCCTGACGACATCTACGCCGTCATCCAGATCCCCGGCAGCCGCGAGTTCGACGTGAGCTTCCGATCCGCGGACAAGCTGGCCCTCTTCCTGCGCGTGTACGAGGAAAAGCGGGAGCTGGAGGACTGCTGGGAGAACTTCGTGGTGTTGGGGCGCAGCAAGTCCAGCTTGAAGACCCTCTTCATCCTCTTCCGGAACGAGACCGTGGACGTGGAGGACATCGTGACCTGGCTCAAGCGCCACTGCGACGTGCTGGCCGTGCCCGTGAAAGTGACCGACAGGTTTGGGATCTGGACCGGGGAGTACAAGTGCGAGATCGAGCTGCGCCAGGGGGAGGGCGGAGTGAGGCACCTGCCCGGGGCCTTCTTCTTGGGAGCCGAGAGGGGCTACAGTTGGTACAAGGGGCAGCCCAAGACGTGCTTTAAATGTGGTTCCCGGACCCACATGAGCGGCACCTGCACGCAGGACAGGTGTTTCAGGTGCGGGGAGGAGGGGCACCTGAGCCCTTACTGCCGGAAGGTCATCGTGTGCAACCTCTGTGGCAAGAGAGGGCACGCCTTTGCCCAGTGTCCCAAAGCGGTTCACAATTCCGTGGCAGCTCAGCTCACCGGCGTGGCGGGGCACTGA